The following coding sequences are from one Scylla paramamosain isolate STU-SP2022 chromosome 21, ASM3559412v1, whole genome shotgun sequence window:
- the LOC135110876 gene encoding serine/threonine-protein phosphatase 2A 65 kDa regulatory subunit A alpha isoform-like isoform X2, which yields MQCVCLTLSFIGDSEEHKMAASEGTADDSLYPIAVLIDELRNEDVQLRLNSIKKLSTISLALGVERTRSELIPFLTDTIYDEDEVLLALAEQLGAFTPLVGGPEYVHCLLPPLESLATVEETVVRDKAVESLRKVCEEHSPEHLETHFLPLVKRLAVGDWFTSRTSACGLFSVAYPRLSVATKAELRSHFRSLCQDDTPMVRRAAAGKLGEFARVVEVEYLKTDLIPMFVTLAQDEQDSVRLLAVEACVSMAGLLPQEDTELLVMPTLRQAAEDKSWRVRYMVADRFIDLQKAVGPDITKNDLVSAFQSLLKDVEAEVRAAAAGKVRDFCQNVDPSVQEAVIMNNVLPCVKELVSDGNQHVKSALAGVIMGLSPILGKDNTVTHLLPLFLSQLKDECPEVRLNIISNLDCVNEVIGIQQLSQSLLPAIVELAEDSKWRVRLAIIEYMPLLAGQLGVDFFNQSLSKLCMTWLVDHVYAIREAATNNLRKLVEKFGPEWAAQNVLPKINAMSRDGNYLHRMTCLACINVVGEVCGRELTTKTLLPTVLAMANDNVPNVRFNVAKTLQIIGPHIDKESLHTQVKGVLDRLNDDSDTDVKYFASEALIAMTPLFAAP from the exons atgcagtgtgtgtgtcttacccTGTCTTTCATTG GAGACTCAGAAGAGCACAAGATGGCGGCGAGTGAAGGCACGGCTGACGACTCACTCTACCCGATTGCTGTCTTGATTGACGAGCTTAGGAACGAAGATGTGCAG CTGCGTCTTAACTCCATCAAGAAGCTAAGCACCATCTCCCTGGCGCTGGGCGTGGAGAGAACCCGCAGTGAACTGATCCCTTTCTTGACGGACACCATCTATGATGAGGATGAAGTGCTGCTGGCCCTTGCTGAGCAGCTGGGAGCCTTCACCCCTCTGGTGGGCGGCCCAGAGTACGTCCACTGCCTCCTG CCACCCCTGGAGTCCCTGGCCACAGTGGAGGAGACAGTGGTGCGTGACAAGGCTGTGGAGTCCCTGAGGAAGGTGTGTGAGGAGCACAGTCCTGAACACTTGGAGACTCACTTCTTACCTCTCGTCAAGCGGCTGGCAGTAGGTGACTGGTTCACCTCAAGGACATCCGCCTGTGGGCTGTTTTCAGTGGCCTATCCTAGATTATCTGTGGCAACAAAAg CTGAGTTGCGGTCACACTTCCGGTCGCTATGCCAAGATGACACACCTATGGTGCGCCGTGCAGCTGCTGGCAAGCTGGGGGAATTTGCCAGGGTGGTGGAAGTGGAGTACTTGAAGACCGACCTTATCCCGATGTTTGTCACGCTGGCCCAGGATGAGCAG GACTCAGTAAGGCTGCTGGCTGTAGAGGCGTGTGTGAGCATGGCCGGGTTGCTTCCCCAGGAAGACACAGAGCTGCTGGTGATGCCCACATTGAGACAAGCTGCTGAGGACAAGTCTTGGAGAGTGAG ATACATGGTGGCAGACAGATTCATTGACCTGCAGAAGGCAGTGGGACCTGATATCACCAAGAATGATCTGGTGTCAGCCTTCCAGTCCCTGCTCAAAGATGTAGAGGCTGAG GTGAGGGCTGCAGCAGCAGGCAAAGTGAGGGACTTCTGCCAGAATGTTGACCCCAGTGTACAGGAGGCTGTGATTATGAATAATGTACTGCCATGTGTCAAG gAACTGGTGAGTGATGGGAACCAGCACGTAAAGTCTGCCTTGGCTGGCGTCATCATGGGTCTGTCACCAATCCTGGGCAAGGACAACACAGTCACACACCTGCTGCCGCTGTTCCTGTCACAGCTCAAAGACGAGTGTCCTGAAGTGAGACTCAACATTATCTCTAACCTGGACTGTGTTAATGAAGTTATTGGCAtccagcag CTGTCCCAGTCCCTGCTGCCTGCCATCGTGGAGTTAGCTGAGGACAGCAAATGGAGGGTGCGTCTGGCCATCATTGAGTACATGCCTCTCTTGGCTGGCCAGCTGGGTGTTGACTTCTTCAATCAGTCACTGTCCAAACTTTGCATGACCTGGCTGGTAGATCATG TGTACGCCATCAGAGAGGCTGCCACAAACAACCTCCGCAAGCTGGTTGAAAAGTTCGGCCCTGAGTGGGCGGCCCAGAATGTCCTGCCAAAGATCAATGCAATGTCTCGGGATGGGAATTACCTACACCGCATGACCTGCCTGGCTTGTATCAAT GTGGTGGGTGAGGTATGTGGCCGAGAACTGACCACCAAAACACTGCTGCCCACAGTTTTGGCCATGGCCAATGATAATGTACCCAATGTGAGGTTCAATGTAGCCAAAACCCTACAGATTATTGGCCCACACATAGATAAAGA GTCTCTACACACACAAGTGAAGGGCGTATTGGACAGACTTAATGATGATTCGGACACAGATGTGAAATACTTTGCTTCTGAGGCACTGAtag CCATGACTCCCCTGTTTGCCGCCCCCTGA
- the LOC135110876 gene encoding serine/threonine-protein phosphatase 2A 65 kDa regulatory subunit A alpha isoform-like isoform X1, with protein MQCVCLTLSFIGDSEEHKMAASEGTADDSLYPIAVLIDELRNEDVQLRLNSIKKLSTISLALGVERTRSELIPFLTDTIYDEDEVLLALAEQLGAFTPLVGGPEYVHCLLPPLESLATVEETVVRDKAVESLRKVCEEHSPEHLETHFLPLVKRLAVGDWFTSRTSACGLFSVAYPRLSVATKAELRSHFRSLCQDDTPMVRRAAAGKLGEFARVVEVEYLKTDLIPMFVTLAQDEQTYQHHVFSQDSVRLLAVEACVSMAGLLPQEDTELLVMPTLRQAAEDKSWRVRYMVADRFIDLQKAVGPDITKNDLVSAFQSLLKDVEAEVRAAAAGKVRDFCQNVDPSVQEAVIMNNVLPCVKELVSDGNQHVKSALAGVIMGLSPILGKDNTVTHLLPLFLSQLKDECPEVRLNIISNLDCVNEVIGIQQLSQSLLPAIVELAEDSKWRVRLAIIEYMPLLAGQLGVDFFNQSLSKLCMTWLVDHVYAIREAATNNLRKLVEKFGPEWAAQNVLPKINAMSRDGNYLHRMTCLACINVVGEVCGRELTTKTLLPTVLAMANDNVPNVRFNVAKTLQIIGPHIDKESLHTQVKGVLDRLNDDSDTDVKYFASEALIAMTPLFAAP; from the exons atgcagtgtgtgtgtcttacccTGTCTTTCATTG GAGACTCAGAAGAGCACAAGATGGCGGCGAGTGAAGGCACGGCTGACGACTCACTCTACCCGATTGCTGTCTTGATTGACGAGCTTAGGAACGAAGATGTGCAG CTGCGTCTTAACTCCATCAAGAAGCTAAGCACCATCTCCCTGGCGCTGGGCGTGGAGAGAACCCGCAGTGAACTGATCCCTTTCTTGACGGACACCATCTATGATGAGGATGAAGTGCTGCTGGCCCTTGCTGAGCAGCTGGGAGCCTTCACCCCTCTGGTGGGCGGCCCAGAGTACGTCCACTGCCTCCTG CCACCCCTGGAGTCCCTGGCCACAGTGGAGGAGACAGTGGTGCGTGACAAGGCTGTGGAGTCCCTGAGGAAGGTGTGTGAGGAGCACAGTCCTGAACACTTGGAGACTCACTTCTTACCTCTCGTCAAGCGGCTGGCAGTAGGTGACTGGTTCACCTCAAGGACATCCGCCTGTGGGCTGTTTTCAGTGGCCTATCCTAGATTATCTGTGGCAACAAAAg CTGAGTTGCGGTCACACTTCCGGTCGCTATGCCAAGATGACACACCTATGGTGCGCCGTGCAGCTGCTGGCAAGCTGGGGGAATTTGCCAGGGTGGTGGAAGTGGAGTACTTGAAGACCGACCTTATCCCGATGTTTGTCACGCTGGCCCAGGATGAGCAG ACTTACCAACACCACGTCTTCTCACAGGACTCAGTAAGGCTGCTGGCTGTAGAGGCGTGTGTGAGCATGGCCGGGTTGCTTCCCCAGGAAGACACAGAGCTGCTGGTGATGCCCACATTGAGACAAGCTGCTGAGGACAAGTCTTGGAGAGTGAG ATACATGGTGGCAGACAGATTCATTGACCTGCAGAAGGCAGTGGGACCTGATATCACCAAGAATGATCTGGTGTCAGCCTTCCAGTCCCTGCTCAAAGATGTAGAGGCTGAG GTGAGGGCTGCAGCAGCAGGCAAAGTGAGGGACTTCTGCCAGAATGTTGACCCCAGTGTACAGGAGGCTGTGATTATGAATAATGTACTGCCATGTGTCAAG gAACTGGTGAGTGATGGGAACCAGCACGTAAAGTCTGCCTTGGCTGGCGTCATCATGGGTCTGTCACCAATCCTGGGCAAGGACAACACAGTCACACACCTGCTGCCGCTGTTCCTGTCACAGCTCAAAGACGAGTGTCCTGAAGTGAGACTCAACATTATCTCTAACCTGGACTGTGTTAATGAAGTTATTGGCAtccagcag CTGTCCCAGTCCCTGCTGCCTGCCATCGTGGAGTTAGCTGAGGACAGCAAATGGAGGGTGCGTCTGGCCATCATTGAGTACATGCCTCTCTTGGCTGGCCAGCTGGGTGTTGACTTCTTCAATCAGTCACTGTCCAAACTTTGCATGACCTGGCTGGTAGATCATG TGTACGCCATCAGAGAGGCTGCCACAAACAACCTCCGCAAGCTGGTTGAAAAGTTCGGCCCTGAGTGGGCGGCCCAGAATGTCCTGCCAAAGATCAATGCAATGTCTCGGGATGGGAATTACCTACACCGCATGACCTGCCTGGCTTGTATCAAT GTGGTGGGTGAGGTATGTGGCCGAGAACTGACCACCAAAACACTGCTGCCCACAGTTTTGGCCATGGCCAATGATAATGTACCCAATGTGAGGTTCAATGTAGCCAAAACCCTACAGATTATTGGCCCACACATAGATAAAGA GTCTCTACACACACAAGTGAAGGGCGTATTGGACAGACTTAATGATGATTCGGACACAGATGTGAAATACTTTGCTTCTGAGGCACTGAtag CCATGACTCCCCTGTTTGCCGCCCCCTGA